A stretch of Paludisphaera borealis DNA encodes these proteins:
- a CDS encoding aldo/keto reductase — MIDPNSNPTRRDVLQAGATGIVAASLAGGAHAAQDVNSGGVPLRPLGKTGEKVSLLCLGGFHASVPEPEKESLRLIQRAVDEGVTFLDNAWDYKDGVAEERMGKALAEGKLRDKVFLMTKCCGRTAKDARSNLEDSLRRLQTDHLDLWQFHEINYDNDPDLIFAAGGALEFALKAKEQGKVRFIGFTGHKHPEIHLKMLGKPYDWATVQMPLNVMDGQFRSFQHQILPMLNKRGIGAIGMKSLGGTGDIIKAGHLTAEEALRYVLSLPISTLVSGIDSEAVLEQNLKIVRSHKPMARDEMASLETKIAAVSADGRFERFKTTQMFDGAVHQKQHGFA, encoded by the coding sequence ATGATCGACCCGAACTCAAATCCGACCCGTCGCGACGTGTTGCAAGCCGGCGCCACGGGAATCGTAGCCGCCTCGCTCGCCGGCGGCGCCCACGCCGCGCAAGACGTCAATTCCGGCGGCGTGCCGCTCCGACCGCTCGGCAAGACGGGCGAGAAAGTCTCGCTGCTCTGCCTCGGCGGCTTCCACGCCAGCGTTCCGGAGCCCGAGAAGGAATCGCTTCGCCTGATCCAGCGGGCGGTCGACGAGGGCGTGACGTTCCTCGACAACGCCTGGGATTACAAGGACGGCGTGGCCGAGGAGCGGATGGGCAAGGCGCTCGCCGAAGGTAAGCTGCGCGACAAGGTCTTCCTCATGACCAAGTGCTGCGGCCGAACCGCCAAGGACGCGCGGTCGAATCTGGAGGACAGCCTCAGGCGGCTCCAAACCGACCACCTCGACCTCTGGCAGTTCCACGAGATCAACTACGACAACGACCCCGACCTGATCTTCGCGGCCGGCGGCGCGCTCGAATTCGCGCTCAAGGCGAAGGAGCAAGGGAAGGTCCGGTTCATCGGCTTCACCGGCCACAAGCACCCCGAGATCCACCTCAAGATGCTCGGAAAGCCCTACGACTGGGCGACCGTCCAGATGCCTTTAAACGTCATGGACGGCCAGTTCCGCAGCTTCCAGCATCAGATCTTGCCGATGCTGAACAAGCGAGGCATCGGCGCGATCGGCATGAAAAGCCTGGGAGGCACCGGCGACATCATCAAGGCGGGACACCTTACCGCGGAAGAAGCGCTCCGATACGTGCTGTCGCTGCCGATCTCGACCCTCGTTTCGGGCATCGACTCCGAGGCCGTGCTCGAGCAGAACCTCAAGATCGTCCGCAGCCACAAGCCGATGGCCCGCGACGAGATGGCGAGCCTCGAAACGAAAATCGCGGCCGTCTCGGCCGACGGCCGGTTCGAGCGGTTCAAGACGACCCAGATGTTCGATGGTGCCGTGCATCAGAAGCAGCACGGTTTCGCCTGA
- a CDS encoding PVC-type heme-binding CxxCH protein — protein sequence MRSVRVLGFLLMALGAVAGMVGELDAQTPAPVENVSTLPPRSPQEEQKALHVPPGFEVQLVAADPDIQKPLNIAFDDKGRLWVTDTVEYPYPVEDGRKPRDTVKILSDFGPDGRARKIETFADGLNIPIGLLPLPSSNAALVHSIPNVYLLHDSDGDGKADVKERFYGEIGHRDTHGMTNAFTWGYDGWIYACHGFSNDSQVAGRDKKPIAMNSGNTYRMRADGSHAEYITHGQVNPFGLAFDPLGNLYSCDCHSRPVYQLLRGAYYPSFGKPDDGLGYGPEMVTHDHGSTGIAGISYYTADQYPQSYRGTTFIGNVVTNRINHDKIEWHGASPKGIEQPDFVWSEDNWFRPVDIELGPDGALYVADFYNRIIGHYEVPLTHPGRDRTSGRIWRIVYKGNAKHPAPALPGPVDRTKSSVDSLILDLASPNLPVRITAANQLVERGGQVAVDKLLGLLKSKLKSAPLIVHSLWVLERLGKLDDPLLLGVVETPNDPTVLVHSLLILVDRPSLPPLLETFVLRSMDDASPHVRKAAAEVLGAHADLNHIRPLLSLRQSTAADDTHLLHVARMALRDQFKDKEVWPKLDTLTLNARDRADVADVAVAVPSAEAAAFLLAHIQKAKDSPENVSRYVHHVARYGAKESIPTLLTFVKAGDRSPGERIGLLRMIQQGSQERGEAAIPEVQRTALGLVQSLLDSKNADEVGQGIGAVRDLQLKDAIPALDKVFARDDLPTPRRAEALSAVVVLDQPVGLARLKAALTDGRLALPLRESAAIALANVERPEARAAVLEALAVAPENLQSTAAAALVRHREGAEALLTAIAAGKASARLLQQRPITIGLENANIPNVADQIKKLLAGLPPADQKLRELLDARRAGFQAAPHDVAAGAKVYETNCAICHQMEGKGARIGPQLDGVGTRGLERLLEDVLDPNRNVDQMFRVTSLALKDGRVVAGLLLRQEGQVVIIADALGKEVRVPQDEIDEKQVVQMSPMPADMARLIPEADFYHLLDYLLSRREEKPVK from the coding sequence ATGCGAAGTGTGAGAGTGCTCGGATTCTTGCTTATGGCCCTGGGGGCTGTTGCGGGGATGGTAGGAGAATTAGACGCCCAGACGCCCGCGCCGGTCGAAAACGTCTCGACGCTGCCGCCGAGATCGCCTCAGGAGGAGCAGAAGGCCCTGCACGTTCCGCCGGGGTTCGAGGTTCAGCTCGTCGCCGCCGATCCCGACATCCAGAAGCCGCTCAACATCGCCTTCGACGATAAAGGCCGGCTCTGGGTGACTGACACGGTCGAATACCCGTACCCGGTCGAGGACGGCAGAAAGCCGCGCGACACCGTCAAGATCCTCTCCGACTTCGGTCCCGACGGCCGCGCGCGCAAGATCGAGACGTTCGCCGACGGCCTGAACATCCCGATCGGCCTGCTGCCGCTGCCGTCGAGTAACGCGGCGCTGGTGCACAGCATCCCCAACGTCTACCTGCTGCACGACAGCGACGGCGACGGCAAGGCCGACGTCAAGGAGCGGTTCTACGGCGAGATCGGCCATCGCGACACCCACGGGATGACCAACGCCTTCACCTGGGGTTACGACGGCTGGATCTACGCCTGCCACGGGTTCTCGAACGATTCGCAGGTGGCCGGCAGGGACAAGAAGCCGATCGCCATGAACTCAGGCAACACCTACCGGATGCGGGCCGACGGCTCACACGCCGAGTACATCACCCACGGCCAGGTCAACCCGTTCGGGCTCGCGTTCGACCCGCTCGGCAACCTCTACTCGTGCGACTGCCACAGCCGGCCGGTCTACCAGCTCCTCCGGGGCGCGTACTACCCGAGCTTCGGCAAGCCCGACGACGGCCTGGGCTACGGCCCGGAGATGGTCACGCACGACCACGGCTCGACCGGCATCGCGGGGATCTCCTATTACACCGCCGACCAGTACCCACAGTCGTACCGGGGGACCACCTTCATCGGCAACGTCGTGACCAACCGGATCAACCACGACAAGATCGAGTGGCACGGCGCGAGCCCGAAGGGGATCGAGCAGCCCGACTTCGTCTGGAGCGAAGACAACTGGTTCCGGCCCGTCGACATCGAACTCGGCCCCGACGGCGCGCTTTACGTCGCCGACTTCTACAACCGGATCATCGGCCATTACGAAGTCCCGCTCACTCACCCCGGCCGCGACCGGACCAGCGGGCGGATCTGGCGGATCGTTTACAAGGGCAACGCTAAGCACCCCGCGCCGGCGTTGCCGGGCCCCGTCGACCGGACGAAGTCGAGCGTCGATTCGCTGATCCTCGACCTGGCGAGCCCCAACCTGCCGGTGCGGATCACCGCCGCCAACCAGCTCGTCGAGCGCGGCGGGCAAGTCGCCGTCGACAAGCTCCTCGGCCTGTTGAAGTCGAAGCTCAAATCCGCCCCGCTGATCGTCCATTCGCTCTGGGTCCTCGAACGTCTCGGCAAGCTCGACGACCCGCTGTTGCTCGGCGTGGTGGAAACTCCGAACGACCCGACGGTCCTCGTACACTCGTTGCTGATTCTCGTTGATCGTCCGTCGCTGCCGCCGCTGCTGGAAACGTTCGTGCTGCGGTCGATGGACGACGCCAGCCCGCACGTCCGCAAGGCCGCCGCCGAGGTACTGGGGGCTCACGCCGACCTGAACCACATCCGGCCGCTGCTGTCGCTGCGGCAATCGACGGCCGCCGACGACACGCATTTGCTGCACGTCGCCCGCATGGCGCTTCGCGACCAGTTCAAGGACAAGGAAGTCTGGCCGAAGCTCGACACGCTGACCCTGAACGCCCGCGACCGCGCTGACGTCGCCGACGTGGCGGTGGCCGTCCCCTCGGCCGAGGCCGCCGCGTTCCTGCTCGCTCACATCCAGAAGGCCAAAGACAGCCCCGAGAACGTCAGCCGCTACGTCCACCACGTGGCGCGGTACGGCGCCAAGGAGTCGATACCGACGCTGCTGACGTTCGTGAAGGCCGGCGACCGTTCGCCCGGCGAGCGGATCGGCCTCTTGCGGATGATCCAGCAGGGTTCGCAAGAGCGCGGCGAGGCGGCGATCCCGGAAGTTCAGCGCACGGCTCTCGGCCTGGTACAGTCGCTGCTCGACTCGAAGAACGCCGACGAGGTCGGGCAGGGGATCGGCGCCGTCCGCGACCTCCAGCTCAAGGACGCGATACCGGCGCTCGACAAGGTCTTCGCCCGCGACGACCTCCCGACCCCTCGTCGGGCCGAGGCGCTGTCGGCGGTCGTCGTGCTCGACCAGCCGGTCGGGCTCGCGCGGCTCAAGGCGGCCCTCACCGACGGCCGCCTGGCGCTGCCGCTCCGCGAGTCAGCCGCCATCGCGCTGGCGAACGTCGAACGGCCCGAGGCCCGCGCGGCGGTGCTCGAAGCCCTGGCCGTCGCCCCCGAGAACTTGCAGTCGACGGCCGCCGCGGCGCTGGTGCGGCACCGCGAGGGCGCCGAGGCGCTCCTGACCGCGATCGCCGCCGGCAAGGCGTCGGCGCGGTTGCTCCAGCAGCGTCCGATCACGATCGGGTTGGAGAACGCGAACATCCCGAACGTCGCCGATCAGATCAAGAAGCTGCTCGCCGGCCTCCCCCCCGCCGATCAGAAGCTCCGCGAGCTGCTCGACGCGCGCCGGGCTGGCTTCCAGGCCGCTCCGCACGACGTCGCCGCCGGTGCCAAGGTCTACGAGACCAATTGCGCGATCTGCCACCAGATGGAAGGCAAGGGCGCCCGGATCGGCCCCCAGCTCGACGGCGTCGGCACGCGCGGGCTGGAACGGCTGCTCGAAGACGTCCTCGACCCCAACCGCAACGTCGACCAGATGTTCCGCGTCACCAGCCTGGCCCTGAAGGACGGCCGCGTCGTCGCCGGCCTGCTGCTTCGCCAGGAAGGCCAGGTCGTCATCATCGCCGACGCGCTCGGCAAGGAAGTCCGCGTCCCGCAGGACGAGATCGACGAGAAGCAGGTCGTGCAGATGTCGCCGATGCCCGCCGACATGGCCCGGCTCATCCCCGAGGCCGACTTCTACCACCTGCTCGACTACCTTCTCAGCCGCCGCGAGGAAAAGCCGGTCAAGTGA